One Microbacterium marinum genomic window carries:
- a CDS encoding 1-phosphofructokinase family hexose kinase, whose translation MIVTVTTNPSLDRTVSLQATLQVGEVQTATGSREDAGGKGINVARVIGAAGVPTVAVVPLDSADPFAAALRSAALPVRAVPVAGTVRSNITIADAAGVTTKINLPGLSLAESDAAALTAAVVDASEGADWLVLAGSLAPGLPDDYYVQLIRAVRERWGASSPAIAVDTSGPALRAVVEDGRPDLIKPNDEELSELITTEWDTTVSLPDTVRQAAASLVPAAVGAALVTLGGDGAVLVRADGAWHGTPPPTTVRSTVGAGDSSLAGYLLALTAGAGPQAALRGAIRYGSAAASLPGTQPPTPDDLPSGDVPVRRLDQMNNPTTGGHRD comes from the coding sequence ATGATCGTCACCGTCACCACGAATCCGTCCCTCGACCGGACCGTCTCTCTCCAGGCGACGCTCCAGGTCGGCGAGGTGCAGACGGCGACAGGCTCGCGCGAAGACGCCGGAGGAAAGGGCATCAACGTCGCCCGCGTCATCGGGGCCGCCGGTGTGCCCACCGTCGCCGTCGTGCCGCTCGACTCGGCGGACCCCTTCGCCGCGGCGCTTCGGAGCGCGGCTCTGCCTGTTCGCGCGGTCCCTGTCGCGGGCACTGTCCGCAGCAACATCACCATCGCCGACGCCGCGGGCGTGACGACCAAGATCAACCTCCCCGGTCTCAGCCTCGCCGAATCGGATGCCGCTGCGCTGACGGCTGCGGTCGTCGACGCGTCCGAGGGAGCGGACTGGCTCGTGCTCGCGGGTTCCCTCGCTCCCGGCCTCCCCGATGACTACTACGTTCAGCTCATCCGCGCCGTCCGGGAGCGGTGGGGGGCCAGCTCACCCGCGATCGCCGTCGACACCTCCGGCCCCGCGCTCCGCGCCGTCGTCGAGGACGGTCGTCCCGACCTGATCAAACCCAACGACGAGGAACTGTCCGAGCTCATCACCACGGAGTGGGACACGACGGTGTCGCTGCCCGACACCGTTCGGCAGGCCGCCGCGTCGCTGGTCCCCGCCGCCGTGGGTGCGGCGCTCGTGACACTCGGCGGCGACGGCGCCGTCCTCGTGAGGGCCGACGGCGCCTGGCACGGGACTCCGCCGCCCACGACCGTGCGCAGCACTGTGGGAGCGGGTGACAGTTCCCTCGCCGGGTACCTCCTGGCCCTGACGGCCGGCGCAGGCCCCCAGGCGGCGCTGCGCGGCGCCATCCGCTACGGCTCCGCCGCGGCATCCCTCCCGGGCACCCAGCCGCCCACACCCGACGACCTGCCGAGCGGCGACGTGCCCGTTCGGCGACTCGACCAGATGAACAACCCGACCACTGGAGGTCACCGTGACTGA
- a CDS encoding DeoR/GlpR family DNA-binding transcription regulator: MYATERQQLIAQLIASDGRVGVVELAERFGVTTETVRRDLAALERDGILRRVHGGAVSRSRASTAEPSLAERSARRGIVKQKIADAALALLGDQLDGALYLDAGTTTAAIAQLVAAGGHARPGLEVVTHSMTVAQTLAGVPEVGLTAIGGRVRGLTAAAVGAQTVEAIGRLRPDIAFIGTNGVAAGFGLSTPDPDEAAVKRAVVASARRVVVVADSEKFDAELLVSFAPLSDVDVLISDAEPAGELADALDDAGVEVLVA; this comes from the coding sequence ATGTACGCAACGGAGCGGCAGCAACTCATCGCGCAGCTCATCGCCTCCGACGGCCGCGTCGGTGTCGTCGAACTCGCTGAGCGATTCGGCGTGACGACCGAGACCGTCCGGCGCGACCTGGCAGCACTCGAACGCGACGGCATCCTTCGACGCGTGCACGGCGGGGCCGTCAGCCGCTCCCGTGCCAGCACCGCCGAGCCTTCGCTCGCCGAGCGGTCGGCACGTCGAGGGATCGTCAAGCAGAAGATCGCCGACGCCGCGCTCGCGCTGCTCGGGGACCAGCTCGACGGCGCCTTGTATCTGGATGCCGGAACGACGACGGCGGCCATCGCCCAGCTCGTCGCGGCCGGCGGACATGCCCGGCCAGGTCTCGAGGTGGTCACGCACTCCATGACGGTCGCGCAGACCCTCGCCGGTGTCCCCGAGGTGGGCCTCACCGCGATCGGGGGACGGGTTCGCGGTCTCACCGCGGCGGCCGTCGGCGCGCAGACGGTCGAGGCGATCGGGCGTCTGCGTCCTGACATCGCCTTCATCGGCACGAACGGTGTCGCGGCCGGCTTCGGTCTCAGTACGCCCGATCCGGACGAAGCGGCGGTCAAACGCGCTGTCGTGGCCTCGGCGCGACGCGTTGTCGTGGTCGCCGATTCGGAGAAGTTCGACGCCGAGTTGCTCGTGTCGTTCGCTCCGCTGTCAGACGTGGACGTGCTGATCAGCGACGCCGAGCCCGCGGGCGAGCTCGCGGACGCTCTCGACGACGCCGGTGTGGAGGTTCTCGTCGCATGA